Proteins encoded by one window of Cannabis sativa cultivar Pink pepper isolate KNU-18-1 chromosome 4, ASM2916894v1, whole genome shotgun sequence:
- the LOC133036682 gene encoding uncharacterized protein LOC133036682 isoform X1, which translates to MFSKTCFGHFLNLPDFKVQPQVFHGLLLREVQQPNDAELWVMIRGVRLRFSIEEFALITGLDCECDCSVLDFKQDVNSLCEKYWPTSSSITKESVRECFTTKRWGDSDEDAVKLAVLYFVEWFLLSGTKHKNVPKSILDVVDSGRYNEFAWGRSSFELNISSLKGKLDSWVEGVRKARSSGKRPSVFYTLIGCPHVLQIWFYECCKYMKGKYCQKENSRIPRITQWTCNSQPTFKVLKTTIFDVSKDKVYLFVVIWFFSSCFYVVFHY; encoded by the coding sequence ATGTTTTCCAAAACCTGTTTTGGACATTTCCTTAACCTTCCTGATTTTAAAGTTCAACCCCAAGTGTTTCATGGGTTGTTGCTCCGGGAGGTTCAGCAACCTAATGATGCTGAGTTGTGGGTAATGATACGCGGTGTTAGGCTTAGGTTTAGCATTGAGGAGTTTGCTTTGATTACTGGGTTAGACTGTGAATGTGACTGTAGTGTTTTAGATTTTAAGCAAGACGTTAATAGTCTTTGTGAAAAATATTGGCCAACTTCGTCCTCTATCACTAAGGAATCTGTTAGGGAatgttttaccaccaagaggtggGGTGATTCTGATGAGGATGCTGTGAAGTTGGCAGTTTTGTATTTTGTGGAGTGGTTCTTGCTTAGTGGCACTAAGCATAAAAATGTACCTAAGTCTATTTTAGATGTTGTAGATAGTGGGAGGTACAATGAATTTGCTTGGGGCCGGAGTTCTTTTGAATTGAATATTTCCTCATTGAAGGGTAAGCTTGATAGTTGGGTTGAGGGTGTTAGGAAGGCAAGGAGTTCGGGAAAGAGGCCGAGTGTTTTTTACACTTTGATTGGTTGTCCTCATGTTCTTCAAATTTGGTTCTACGAGTGTTGTAAGTACATGAAAGGTAAGTACTGCCAAAAGGAAAACTCTCGTATTCCAAGGATCACTCAGTGGACATGCAATAGTCAGCCTACTTTCAAAGTTTTGAAGACTACTATTTTTGATGTTTCTAAAGATAAGGTATATCTGTTTGTTGTAATTTGGTTTTTCagtagttgtttttatgttgtttttcattattaa
- the LOC133036683 gene encoding uncharacterized protein LOC133036683 isoform X3 — protein sequence MMSSDGIGGDSCKQISVSENVEMGATGLNVDSNIELEDDPIPVEETPLVDKRKSKKPIALTSPFMEYDSSISSSKDGSGYGVVKYVAGLCPLDDKIGEDVEHKDENDFDLWLGEGRRSKKDP from the exons ATG ATGTCTTCAGATGGAATTGGTGGTGATTCTTGTAAACAGATTTCAGTTTCTGAAAATGTTGAG atggGTGCAACAGGTCTCAATGTTGATTCTAACATTGAACTTGAAGATGACCCAATTCCCGTTGAAGAAACTCCTCTTGTTGACAAGAGGAAATCTAAGAAACCCATAGCGCTGACGTCTCCGTTTATGGAGTATGACTCTTCCATTTCTAGTTCTAAAGATGGTTCTGGTTATGGAGTTGTTAAGTATGTGGCTGGGTTGTGTCCTCTCGATGATAAGATTGGTGAAGATGTAGAACATAAAGACGAGAATGATTTTGACTTGTGGCTTGGTGAAGGACGCCGATCGAAGAAAGAtccgtaa
- the LOC133036683 gene encoding uncharacterized protein LOC133036683 isoform X1: MQRSQRLSSQPPIPYSLKPFMLCMNNLLHRKKNLSLITAQHAIADYIRGRKMLCGSPWHLCDHVLFIIHMETESHWILGRLNIEERRMYMYNSLSTAMKDSAAIKACQPFAVLLPHFFALFDEFKKENKPVCLDPFEVVKVDGLPQQTSNDCGCFVASFAEYFIDMKPIPPIFDVEKHRDRLAVLFYKYARMKELDFIDSEDEAPPKGPKKNLS, translated from the exons ATGCAAAGGAGCCAAAGGTTAAGTTCACAACCACCGATTCCTTATTCTTTAAAACCATTCATGCTTTGTATGAACAATTTATTgcacagaaaaaaaaatctttctttgataacTGCCCAGCATGCCATTGCTGATTATATCAGAGGTAGAAAAATGTTATGTGGTTCCCCTTGGCATTTGTGCGATCATGTTTTGTTTATCATCCATATGGAGACTGAATCACATTGGATTCTTGGTCGATTGAATATTGAGGAAAGGCGTATGTACATGTACAACTCCTTGTCGACTGCTATGAAAGATAGTGCTGCTATCAAAGCTTGTCAGCCATTTGCGGTGTTGTTGCCCCACTTTTTTGCTTTGTTTGATGAGttcaaaaaggaaaacaaaCCGGTTTGTTTAGACCCTTTCGAAGTTGTTAAGGTTGATGGTTTGCCTCAACAAACCTCGAA tgACTGTGGTTGTTTCGTTGCATCGTTTGCCGAATACTTCATTGATATGAAACCGATTCCTCCCATATTTGATGTTGAGAAACACCGTGATAGGCTTGCTGTGTTGTTCTATAAGTATGCTCGCATGAAAGAATTGGATTTTATTGATAGTGAAGATGAGGCTCCTCCAAAGGGTCCAAAGAAGAATTTGTCTTAG
- the LOC133036683 gene encoding uncharacterized protein LOC133036683 isoform X2 has protein sequence MMSSDGIGGDSCKQISVSENVEVTDRRLVCFEMGATGLNVDSNIELEDDPIPVEETPLVDKRKSKKPIALTSPFMEYDSSISSSKDGSGYGVVKYVAGLCPLDDKIGEDVEHKDENDFDLWLGEGRRSKKDP, from the exons ATG ATGTCTTCAGATGGAATTGGTGGTGATTCTTGTAAACAGATTTCAGTTTCTGAAAATGTTGAGGTTACGGATCGTCGTCTTGTTTGTTTtgag atggGTGCAACAGGTCTCAATGTTGATTCTAACATTGAACTTGAAGATGACCCAATTCCCGTTGAAGAAACTCCTCTTGTTGACAAGAGGAAATCTAAGAAACCCATAGCGCTGACGTCTCCGTTTATGGAGTATGACTCTTCCATTTCTAGTTCTAAAGATGGTTCTGGTTATGGAGTTGTTAAGTATGTGGCTGGGTTGTGTCCTCTCGATGATAAGATTGGTGAAGATGTAGAACATAAAGACGAGAATGATTTTGACTTGTGGCTTGGTGAAGGACGCCGATCGAAGAAAGAtccgtaa
- the LOC133036682 gene encoding uncharacterized protein LOC133036682 isoform X2 codes for MRPTAGEFKALKLSSFKFDTDYNSYKSLPVPEEPTVAQSDISVKLDAFSEKFDGLEVKIDLLHTSQQKISSDLVELKEFVSAQFVSFGAQMASMQTQFSTVFADSYAKDKGSDSSNDDDGSGDEADFDLNESEETDDNEEENVMGDEEGEGSEGEEKDGQADEDSDSKEKNDKGSDDESTDSEEKVDK; via the exons ATGAGGCCCACGGCtggtgagttcaaagctttgaaactGAGCAGTTTCAAGTTTGACACTGACTACAACTCTTACAAGAGTCTTCCTGTTCCCGAAGAGCCAACTGTTGCTCAGAGTGACATTTCTGTCAAGCTTGATGCTTTTTCTGAGAAATTTGATGGGTTGGAGGTCAAGATCGATTTGTTGCATACTTCCCAACAGAAGATTTCATCAGATTTGGTTGAGTTGAAAGAGTTTGTGTCTGCACAGTTTGTTTCTTTTGGTGCTCAGATGGCTTCAATGCAGACACAGTTTTCTACTGTTTTTGCCGATTCCTATGCCAAg GACAAAGGCAGTGACTCTTCCAATGATGATGATGGAAGTGGTGATGAAGCAGATTTTGATTTAAATGAATCTGAAGAAACTGATGACAATGAAGAAGAGAATGTTATGGGTGATGAAGAAGGTGAGGGTAGTGAAGGTGAAGAGAAGGATGGTCAAGCTGATGAAGATTCtgactcaaaagaaaaaaatgataaggGCAGTGATGATGAATCCACTGATAGTGAGGAGAAGGTAGATAAGTAG